The Methanomassiliicoccales archaeon genome includes a window with the following:
- a CDS encoding serine/threonine protein kinase — MNKYESLDFLGEGGFAKVFKAKRKSDGKIVAVKIPRIDEKTSRTFIREVSTWLHLDHPNIVKLYDVDILPVPHLEMEYVEGVKLGDKIIRDLDKYPKPVEENTALKLIKGIAEGLAYAHFKGIYHRDLKPLNVLLKSDLTPKITDWGLAKIGTMSSNRSVMGYTPLYAAPEHLLPGKYGHTDARTDIWQLGVIFYELLTGKLPFEGYTYEEIFGKIVDESYKFTPPSEINPELA, encoded by the coding sequence TTGAACAAGTATGAATCTTTAGACTTCCTCGGAGAAGGTGGCTTTGCTAAAGTGTTCAAAGCCAAAAGAAAAAGCGATGGTAAGATAGTGGCCGTAAAAATCCCAAGGATCGATGAGAAGACGAGCAGAACGTTTATACGAGAAGTTTCTACTTGGCTTCACTTAGATCACCCGAATATTGTCAAACTCTATGACGTAGACATTCTGCCAGTTCCACATTTGGAAATGGAGTATGTTGAGGGCGTAAAACTTGGGGACAAGATAATTAGGGATTTGGATAAATATCCAAAACCTGTTGAAGAAAACACTGCCTTAAAACTCATCAAGGGCATTGCTGAAGGATTGGCTTACGCACACTTTAAGGGTATCTACCACCGCGATCTAAAGCCCCTCAACGTCCTCCTAAAGAGCGATTTAACTCCCAAAATCACGGATTGGGGACTGGCAAAAATAGGAACCATGAGCTCGAACAGGAGTGTGATGGGATATACCCCACTCTATGCAGCCCCAGAGCATCTATTGCCCGGTAAGTATGGACATACTGATGCGAGAACAGACATCTGGCAGTTGGGAGTCATTTTCTATGAGTTGTTAACTGGAAAACTCCCGTTTGAGGGATATACTTACGAGGAAATCTTTGGAAAAATCGTGGATGAAAGCTACAAATTCACTCCACCCTCAGAAATCAACCCTGAGCTTGC
- a CDS encoding serine/threonine-protein phosphatase: MKNPIKVKAEKAFGMSHVGARENDEDNLLVLNLPDAYLLAVADGLGGHNAGEVASKIAVDTLREVFEKEYSPGMSDKEVKELLMKAYEEAHRRIKESAVGEREGMGTTLVSAFVRDGKAIIANTGDSRAYLIRDGKILERTKDHSLVQELLDKGEITEEEAKRHPMRNVITKALGIDFGVDLYEWNLQKGDVLLLSSDGLHDYVDEGRIVEIASKGKSAEDIVRELINEVLPVTKDNVTVVCLET; encoded by the coding sequence ATGAAAAACCCCATCAAAGTTAAGGCGGAAAAAGCCTTTGGTATGAGCCACGTTGGGGCAAGAGAGAATGACGAAGATAACCTCCTCGTCCTCAATCTCCCCGATGCATACCTCTTGGCCGTTGCTGATGGCCTCGGTGGGCACAACGCGGGGGAAGTAGCGTCGAAGATAGCAGTGGACACCCTAAGGGAGGTCTTCGAAAAAGAGTATTCCCCAGGAATGAGTGATAAAGAGGTCAAAGAACTTCTCATGAAGGCCTATGAGGAAGCCCATAGGAGGATAAAAGAGAGCGCCGTTGGAGAAAGAGAAGGGATGGGTACGACCCTCGTAAGCGCCTTTGTTAGAGACGGGAAGGCTATAATAGCGAACACCGGCGACAGCAGGGCTTATCTGATACGGGATGGGAAAATCCTCGAGAGAACCAAAGACCACTCCCTCGTGCAGGAGCTTTTGGACAAGGGCGAGATAACCGAGGAAGAAGCCAAAAGGCACCCGATGAGGAACGTCATCACAAAGGCCCTCGGTATAGACTTCGGCGTTGACCTCTACGAGTGGAACCTCCAGAAGGGCGACGTTCTGCTCCTAAGCTCAGATGGGCTTCACGACTACGTTGATGAGGGCAGGATTGTGGAGATAGCTTCAAAAGGAAAAAGTGCTGAAGATATTGTAAGGGAGCTTATCAATGAGGTCTTGCCCGTTACGAAGGATAACGTGACGGTGGTTTGTTTGGAAACATAA